In Raphanus sativus cultivar WK10039 unplaced genomic scaffold, ASM80110v3 Scaffold2969, whole genome shotgun sequence, the DNA window AGACATAGATAATGCATAAGTAGAAGAATGCTAAAACAAGGCATCTTAGAATACAAAGGATGATGTAGCTGGTCGGGTAAAGCAGTAGCTTCTGATCTTGCTAGGTATTGCTAGGCTCTGAATGCAATCGTTAAAAATAATCACCAATGAGTTATTTTCTTGTAaagattcaaaaataaataaataaaaaaatgatgtaCCTAACGGGATTCGTAGTCTGCAATCCTCATAGAAGCGTTTCCTAAACCGCTTCGTTGAAGCAATACCACAACGTTGACAGCCACGACGGTTGGTATATCCATAGTATTCACTTCTCTTTATAGCCATTGTAACCGTAAGTCTCATCCCTCCCAAGTAACTTCCATCGAGTGTTAAAGCCTTGTCTCGATTTCTCATATTAATGAAAGcaaaactgaagaaaaaaaaaagatgcataTAAATTAGgataaattagttaaataatttaggatgcatataaattaaatagattGGTAGAAACTGAGGGAAGAAGTAACAAACCCCATGGGAGAGCCAGTATCACAATGAAAAGGAATAAAAACCCTTGAGACCTCTCCACAAGAACTGAAGTGTTTAATCAATGTTCTCTTTATTTCATCCTTAGGAAAGGAACAATCAAATCCCAGGACGAAAATTGTTTGCCGGTTTTTCAAATCTGCATCTTCAGATTCGAAATAGCACTCATTGTCTACCACCTTTTCCTTTGAAGTGTTACTAGTCTCCTGCAGACATATGGTTGAGATTAACAACTCCACCAGTGTTAGAACGTTACGGTCTCATTTCATCCACATAAAAAGCTACAGTCAAACAAAGAGAAGCTTgcaaacacaaaaagaaaaatttactttataagaaaaacaaacatacCTCCTCCAGTAGATCTGAATTCTTCTTTAGTTTTTTGACAATTTCAGTCATCTTGTCCAGACGGTTACTTAATTCATCTACTATctgatattataattataagtGAAAGAATGAGTTAAGGAAGCAGcaaaaactaaacataaaatttcTTTGTTTTGAAACTGATCCGTTGCAAACGCAGAAGGTCAACAACTACTTATTCAATGCAGTCGTTTTGAAAATGATCACTTTCTaggaaaataaaatgttttattaagtGTAAAAAGCACAAA includes these proteins:
- the LOC130506187 gene encoding uncharacterized protein LOC130506187, translating into MDKKEDKREIVTTLEIKLGDSEILGTPKNQQKDKKRRKKVDRDSLLKPKKLQKHKLRNKKKQKVAATTEPSVIDSDDPGALVKPQKPKRLRKIVDELSNRLDKMTEIVKKLKKNSDLLEEETSNTSKEKVVDNECYFESEDADLKNRQTIFVLGFDCSFPKDEIKRTLIKHFSSCGEVSRVFIPFHCDTGSPMGFAFINMRNRDKALTLDGSYLGGMRLTVTMAIKRSEYYGYTNRRGCQRCGIASTKRFRKRFYEDCRLRIPLEPSNT